Genomic segment of Panicum virgatum strain AP13 chromosome 2K, P.virgatum_v5, whole genome shotgun sequence:
AATACTTGTGGCCTTCTGGGTACGCAGCGTAACTGCTCAAGTATACGCTACGCCGACAGTTATACCATTGTATAAAGGCAACTTTTCCTTGTACGCGCACGCCTAATACTGGAGGACAGTTATACTTCTGCCTGTTTTCTCCAACGTAAAGTAGGAAGCGTATTTCTAGGTGTACGTATTCCAGATGTATACTGCCGCGGGGGACCCGCATGCCATTGGTGGGTCTCGCCAGCCAGGACCCTACAAGCGCACGGCATCGTCCACGTGCCAGCGGGGCCACAGCGTCTCGTGATCCGACGCCTCGGCTCACGCGGGACCCGGTCCGCGCGCCCCGCCCGACATGCGGACCCCACGTGTCATCCCCCACCGCCCATATCTGTCtcggcctcttcctcttccccttcccctcACCCTCCCCTCTCCACCCCGCGCGCCTGTCCCCTTGGTCGCAAATGGTTCTCGCGCGAGTCCTCACGCTCCCTCTCCCCGCCCCGTCGTCCCCGCCCCACCgtcgcttcctcctcccgcctcgGGCGGCGCGTGTGGCACCCGTTcgggccgccgcctgccgcgcggcgagcgcgatggcggcggtgccggctctggaccccgccgcggccgcggccgtgggcgtcggcgaggagctgcCGGAGGGGTACGATCAGATGATGCCCACCGTggagccggcgcggcggcggcgcgcgggggtgTTGCTGCACCCGACGTCGCTCCGGGGCCCGCACGGCATCGGCGACCTCGGCGACGAGGCGCTCGCCTTCCTCCACTGGCTACGCGACGCCGGCTGCACGCTCTGGCAGGTGAGCTGACTAGCGCCCCGCACAATGCCTGCATGTTTCGCTCATTTTGCTGGTCAGTTATGTCGCGATTAGAGTGTTTTTAGCGAGATTAAGCGCGATTTTTAGTGATGATCATGGGATCCTCTTTTGCTGCTGCACTTGCGGGCCGCACCGGAGCTTGCAGAGAGGTAGGGTTGAAAATGggacgggaaaatcccgtcccgaccgGCTCCGTTTACCGTTTAAACCGACCGTAAACCGTTTCCGCGAAAAATGGGAAAATAAAACGGAAAAACgggcgggaacgggaacgggaacggttggggtgttttcccgaccgttttcacggttcccgtttttaaccgggaaaattcccgcgggaattcccgtatttgtcgtagtcggctgtgttacctgtgttggaaacgtgaattgttgtttgcatgtgttctaacgtgaattgtgaattcgtgattcactttacctgtgtttcttagttatacgagtcttgtttctatgttatttatgcatagttgtaattattttatcgagttaaatgtttgaagtggttgtatgtattttcccgttttgagttatcgattcccgatcgtaatcggcatgctcccgaccgattgattccgttcccgatatcccgtaataccgATTTCGTTTCCCCGTCCGATTTTCCCGTTCCCGTTTCCGTTCCCGACCAAAAAATACAGTTGCGGGAACGGTTGAggggttttcccgaccgttcccgaccgttttcatccctacagAGAGGTGGGCCGTGTCATCGTTCGCTTCATTGTGGCTGGGGGTTTGGGAACCAGACAAATATGGGCCCCCAGCAAGTGGGCTGTGCTGAGCCCATGTTCAGTACTGGAGCTAGCGTTGTCGTCCATTTTTGCACATACAGTCACTACGAAACTTGTACTAGTTTTGTCCTGGTACATTAGTATGCTTGATTGAAAGGTACGTCCGTATcatccctcaaaaaaaaaagaggtacGTCCGTATCTGTTGTTGTGATTGGACAAGGAAAGCCTTTCATTTTCATACGATGAAACAAAAGAGATTGAGAAGTGAGATCTATGAGACCGAGTTGAATTCTGCACGAtctatttgtttttttctttcctgTTTGGTCTTTTGACAACCGAGATTTAATTCCTGAAAGCTTTTGCTTGTTTTGTCCATGTTTGCAGGTTCTGCCACTTGTTCCTCCAGGGAGAACATCTGGAGAGGATGGATCTCCTTATTCTGGACAGGTGCTTGTGTATGCAAATAGGATTGATTTCTTTCGATTTGGAGTTAACCTCGTGTGTAGCTTGGCTTGCCTATTTATGGCTGTAATTTGAGTTTTACTTAAACGGGTGCATTTGCAGGATGCCAACTGTGGTAATACCCTTTTGATATCTCTTGAAGAGCTTGTAAAAGATGGCCTTTTGATGGAAGATGAACTTCCTAGCCCCGTGTGAGTTTAAATTCCTTCTTGGTCACTTTGTATGTTCCTCACTGCCCTGGGTCGGCAGTTTGGAGGGTAGAGTTGAACTTTCTGAGTTTCTTTAATGATTGACAGGGATGTGGAGCATGTTGAATTTGCTACCGTTGCAAATCTGAAAGAACCTCTTATTGCAAAGGTTACTCATTAATGTTTGCTTATTTATTACACctttgttttaattgttttagttgAGCTTAAGTTTGCATCAATGCTAGAATAAGAAAAATTATGCATGCTGCTATTTACTGATGATTGACAATCGTTCCTCATCCATGTAACTGGACCCTTTGTGGCAAGCAAGTTCAGGTATTCATTTGTGTTGTCTAGAAATGGTACAAAAATTGAGCTCTGGTGTAACTAATGATACAGTAATGATATTACTATGGCATACTGAATTGATGAAAATAAATCTTTTCTTTGATTGGCTTCATTGAAAATCATAGATGAATCTTTTCTTCTAGGCAGCAGAGAGGCTCTTACTTGGCCAAGGAGAGCTCAGAACGCAATATGACTGCttcaagaaaaatccgaatatATCAGGCAAGATTTTGTGAAAGATAAACTTTCAAACCATGTTTTCTTAGCCTTTCATATTGTTCTTTTACTGTGAATAGCACATATACCTACTGTTAACATAAGGTAATTTTGAGTGAGAATATAAACCATTAAATTGCATTTTATGAAATAAGGTTAACAGCATAAGAAAAAATAATGCCTTTTATTATACGCACTAATTACAGCTCAGTAAAAACTGTTGCATTCGTCCATAGCTGGATATCAGAGAACTGCTTATTATCAAACAAGTGACAGTCTAGATTTGTGGAACATCTTTTACAAATGCTTGCCTTTTCCTCTCAAAGGGAAAATAGCAAAAATACCAATTGATGCTCAGTATAGTAGCTTACTGTATCTTGTCCTGCCAGGTTGGCTTGAAGATGCAGCACTTTTTGCTGCTATTGACAAAAGCATTGGTGCATTCTCTTGGTACGAGTGGCCTGAACCTCTGAAAAATCGCCATCTTGGAGCCTTGGAAGATATATATCAAAAACAGAAGGACTTCGTAAGCAGTTGAAACTATAGTACATGCTTTCTAATGTTTTTTCTTAACAAAAATTGTCAGTAGATTTAGCAACTTCATGTGTTATGCAGATAGAGACATTTATGGCTCAGCAATTCTTATTTCAAAGGCAGTGGCAGCGGATTCGTAAATATGCACAGAAGTTGGGTATCAGCATAATGGGTGACATGCCTATATATGTTGGCTACCATAGCGCAGATGTATGGGCAAACAGGAAATCATTTATGCTGGTACACCTCAACTGTTTTCTTAAATCAATCTTACTTTTGTTGTTTAAAAACTTGTAATGACTTTAAAAACTTGTAATGATTGTGTCGGTTCTTGATTGTTGTCTCTGGTTGTAAAGGACAAGAATGGTTTCCCCACTTTTGTTAGTGGTGTTCCACCTGATGCATTTAGCGAAACTGGTCAGCTATGGAACAGGTAGATGCATTTCTTCCCTATCAATTAATTTGCCTAGTCGTCTGTGTATTTCTTGTTCAGTACCATATGGGGAAAACATGGCATTTCCTTACCAACAATTCTGCAGTCCGTTGTACGACTGGAAAGCTATGGAAGCAGATGGCTTTTCATGGTGGATAAAGAGGATTAAACGAGCCCTTGATTTGTATGACGAGTTCCGTATTGACCATTTCCGGGGGCTTGTGGGTTTTTGGGCAGTCCCATCTGGTAAGCTGAATACATCAGGGCACTACCTCCCTGCATATTAAATATTTGTACTGCAGGTGAATTTGTTTTATGGGAACATCTTTCCTTCATCTAACTTAGCATTCGTGCATAATGTAGACGCAAAAGTAGCACTAGTTGGAAGCTGGAGGGTGAGCATCGGCTTGATGGACGTGGTAttgcaattttcctttccaGAAAATCTTTGCTGCTGATATGTGTTTTCCTGCTTTCTTTGGCAGTAGGCTGGACCGAGGAACGCCTTTTTTGATGCGCTCTTCAAAGCTGTTGGTAGCATAAATATAATAGCAGAAGACCTGGTATGCATCCAACTATCCAAATCTTTTCCTTAATCCACTAGAGTCCAGTGTCTTATGCATGTTTTTTTGGTGGGCTAATATGGGTTTAGAAATTAGAAAGAAGTTTATGGTGTGTAAGTTGTAACTTCCATATTCATGTAAATCTGTAAAATTATACACGTTTTCCACTGCATAAATGGTAGTATAAATACATCGAATTAGCCATGAAAATCTGAAGTGTATTTTGAAAGGGGGTTCCTAGCAAATATCTTGATGCTCTATGGTAATTGAAGTAATATGCCAGTTAGAACATTTGATTCCTTCATGCTAATGTTTATCTCGTCACATGATTGGCTACTTGTAGGGCGTGATTACTGAAGATGTGGTTCAGCTAAGGAAATCAATTGGGGCCCCTGGGATGGCAGTTCTCCAGTTTGGTAATATTGCCAAGGCAGCACTGAGCGCATACTTTTCTTATCAATTGAATGTTTTGGTGCTCTAATTCCATTTGTGTATGTGGAACAGCttttggaggtggttctgacaaCCCTCACTTGCTGCATAACCATGAAATGGACCAAGTTGTGTACACTGGAACACACGATAACGATACAGTTAGTTCCAAGTTTCTCTTTGACTGCCTTTTATTTTAAGGGAAATTGGTGTTTTTACCCTTGCCGAGGAAGCCAATTGTGTTTTTACCCTTCTTTTtgtaactttgtgattttacctTCACGTTTCAAAAATGAAGCTTCTATTTGCCCCTACTTTGAGTGTTTTTTAAGTGTAACTCTGTTAAATGAATTTAAAAGGtaataaaatttttaaaaaaatcataaaaatatgtAAGTACCCCCTTATTCAACCATCCCAACCCTAGGTAACTATCTAAAACTCTCCTGCTCCTttgcaccacctccacctcccttCTAACCCTAGCAGCTTCTGCGGCCAATTGCAGCAAACTAGCATTCGCAGCGGCCGGTGAGCGCACATAGGGCGGTCGAGTATGCTTATGCAGACAGATTTGCTGAATGTGGTTGGACATAAAGTTTTTCTTTTGCAGTTAAATTGATGCCATTAGCTTTTTCTAATAAAATAGGGGTAAACTAAATCTTCAGTTTAAAAAAGCAGGGGCAAAATCACCAAGTTAAAAAAATAGGGGCAAAATCACCATTATCACTTAAAATAGGGGTATAAACACAAAAGCCCCTTATTTTAAATATTGTTGGAGGACTTCTAATTAAACAAGTAAATATAGACTCTTTACATACTTCAATTTCCATAATAGGTTCTTGGCTGGTGGCAAAATTTACctgaggaagagaagcaaattgTCAGTATCCCCAGTTTCTCTTGAATTAGCTCATAGTTATCGTCATATTAATCTCtttcttccattttttttcAGGTGATTAAGTATCTACCGGAAGCCAAGAATACTGACATCTCATGGACACTGATTACCGCTGCCCTTTCTTCTGTTGCAAGGACTTCCATGGTAACCATGCAGGATATTCTTGGCCTCGACAGTTCTGGTAGAATGAACACTCCAGCTACCCAGGTAATCTGCTACACTCCTTAACCTTCTACCTGTGTAATTGACATACGGAGTATGCTCTTAAACAACAGTGTTACGGAACCCTGTTATTTTCAACCTTCCGAACAGAAAGGAAACTGGAGATGGAGGATACCGAGCTCTGTTGGCTTCGACAGCCTTAGCCCTGAAGCAGCAAAGCTGAAGGAGTTGCTTGCGCTGTACAATCGTCTGTGAAGGCCGTGACATTATCTTCTATGGTCAAAGCTCCTTTCATAAAATGGCAGCCAAATGTGAGCGCTCTGGCTGCTAAGTTCTATGAGACTAGTACCTGTCCCCGAATAAGCGTTTCGTGTTCTGGTTGGCCGGAAGCTTGCGTGCTTGTACATGAAGGTCTTGCTTTGCAAGTTAAGGCTTGATGAATATGAAGTACTGTATGTCAGTATGTGTATTCCCAATTTGATTAGGCATTTCTTTCTTGAGGCTATATGGCTCTATGCAAGTTTTCTTCTCACTTCTCAACTACAACCAGCGTTACCAATCGGACCCATTTCCTAACCCTTTGCAAGGTGTATGGAAGCCAACTAAAAGAACCACGGTTCAGAGCTGAAAATTTAGGCGACGCATTGGTGCCAGCGTGAAGATCTCATCCAAACTTTTACGCACACTATTCCACGAATGTGTATTAGCTGCAGATTCGATTGCAGCTGTACGCATGTATTCCGAGTTCATTACCTTAATGGAGAGTTAGAGACTCATTTGCAGTAGAGCAAGCAACGACAGGCCAATGACAGCGATGGTGGCGCTTGCCGCAACGCGCGCAGACGTGCGGAGGCAAATTGCGGAATCGATCAAATATGTTAGTACATCTCAGCATTCACCAACCGGATCCGTGGCGCAATGGTAGCGCGTCTGACTCCAGATCAGAAGGTTGCGTGTTCGATTCACGTCGGGTTCAAACCCCCGAATCAGCCGGAttccctttttttctttgatcattttttttctttattaagACATCCAACGGCCCAACCCATTCGGAATAAACCGGCCCAAGGCCTTGCTTTGGCGCCCCCAAACCTAAACCCTCACCACGCTTCTCGATCCTTCCTTTCTCCATCTCCCaccccctctctcctctccctctccccttccgCATCCACACGAACCTTCCCGACCTCGGAGCCGACGAACCTCCGAGCCGCAGCCATGGCGACCGTTATGCAGAAGATCAAGGACATCGAGGATGAGGTAAACTACTGAGGACCCCAGTTCGAGTTCGCGACACTAGGTTCCCAGCCATCCGTCGCGATGGCCGGTAGATTTGTGCTTCCGAGCGGTTTCGGTCTGTAGGGTGTGTAGTAGCTTAGGGGAAGTTTCGAATTGAAATGGTTTTGATGCGGGAGTAGCTGTGATTGCGACACGACGTCTCTTTTGCCATTCGGTAGTCTTCGCGGTTTGTGATGTGGGAAATACTAATTAGAACAACCGGGTTTTAATTCCCGTTCCGATTTCAAATGTTAGATTTCACCACGAGGAGCCTGTTTGCGTTTTGTTGCGGTGGGATTTGTTGGGTTCATGTAGCTGTGAGCTTTGCATTACCTTAGCTTGTATTACTTGTGAGAAGGAAACGGATGTTAACCCTAGTTCCAGGACTTGGGCCTCGATGCTAAAGTTGGAGTCTAGTGAGATTTATATGACAGTTTAGTCTGCATGGCATTCACCCCCTCCTTTCTAAGTACGTTGGCATGCATCCAGTCTCCAGGGAGAAAAGGTACTAGTTTGGATCAGAAGGATTGATTTGTTTGCTGATGAATTTATATCAAGGTGTCTAGAACTTATGAGGCTGGCATCTTCCATTGGTTATATGTGGACTTATGGTTAATACTCAATTGTGGCAAGTAGTGGGGCTTCAACGCAAATCTGCCATTCTATGTCTCTAATGCGAAGCTGGAGGGTTTAGACCCACACTAATATGTGCACTGCATAGTTGCAGCTTGTGATCCATGTCGATAATTTATGATTTTCACTTTCCTGCATCTGTTGAATGGGTACACTCATATTTAGTTGGTACCTCATTTTTTGAATTATACTTTatgtttggaattttgaatttattcTCATAAATCTCCTGAGGTCCTGCTGCTGTTTTTGAAGGGCTAGGAACCGAGTTTTTTTTAAGAGAAAAAAACTTCTTATGATAAGCATATTCGATCATACTGATGTTACCTGCTTTTCTTGGACTATATGCAGATGGCAAGGACGCAGAAGAACAAAGCCACTGCTCACCATCTTGGTCTTCTGAAGGTGTGATTTTAACTGTCCCCTTATCTTTCTTTCAAAAATTGACCTATTTGAATATCTGTCGTGAACTTTATTATATCGCATGCTATAGTTGTCTAAGTTTCCTAACTCCAAAGAAACTATGACAGTTAAGCTGTTTTTGCAATTCATGTGTTTCATGAGACTGTCCTTTGTTCAGctgattttctttttgttttttttttgtatgccaACAGAGTTTATCTTAATAGGTGTTAATAAGTTTTGTTCATTTGGCCAGGCTAAACTTGCAAAATTACGGCGGGAGTTGCTCACACCAACATCcaaaggtggtggtggtgcaggtGAAGGATTTGATGTCACGAAGAGTGGAGACGCACGTGTTGGTTTAGTTGGTTTTCCCTCTGTTGGGAAATCAACATTGCTGAACAAGTTGACAGGAACTTTTTCTGAGGTTTGCTGGACCAATGCCTTTTGCTTCCTTTTAACTAATTTAGTCATGGTTTATCCATATTTAGCTGCACACCTTCTGTATTTGATAAGGGAATATACAGTGTCAGTTGCCCTAAGAAATGTCGTACCTTGCGCAATGTTTTCGTTGTACCGTATAATCAATCCTATGGATATGCTCCCAAGGACCATACAAACATGTTAGCTTGAGGAGGCGCTTAGTCTGATTTTTGTTTCAGTGATGCATTGCAAATTCTAGATTTAGTGGCTTATTCCTTTCATTTCTGAAATTGGAGGAGTTAGAAAAGAAGCTGTTTCAGACTTACTGCTCTTCTCACCCTTCCTATGGTCCAATGTTTCCCTACCACCATTATGTACTTAATGATTGTTTTTGTTCCTTTTCTGTTTGAAAAGGTTGCTGCCTACGAGTTTACAACTTTAACATGCATTCCTGGAGTCATCATGTATAAAGGTGCCAAGATCCAGGTAATTGTTTTCATTCAGATAGGAAACTAGAAGTTTTTCTGAGCATGTTTGATCTTGAATaatagcctaccccaacttgcttgggaaaaaaggctatgttgttgttgttgtttgatCTTGAATAATGTTTGGTTGTTCATTTCAGCTTCTAGATCTTCCTGGGATCATTGAAGGTGCTAAAGATGGAAAGGGTAGAGGAAGGCAGGTAATATTTGAAGTTCCAAAAGTTTCTTGGCACAAATTCTTCCTTGAAATTTAACCTGATTGCAAGAAAAACTTCTCTTTCACGTTGATCAAACTATACCTGTCTGATTTATATGGGCGTTTATGTTGCATAGTATGCAAGAACTGTTGTATCCTTCCAATATTTCATGTGATGTTGATGTGAACAATGACCATCCACAATTTCTGGAATTCATCTAAGCATCTACCTTATTGTACAAGCATCTGTGGCTAAAATTCTATACACATTCCTGCACAGGCACTTCTTATATCAGAACTAATTTTGAAATTCGAAGACCCTGTAGTAATCATTAATATATTTTCACTTTCTAGTTGTTAGTGCACAGCTATACTTTGTATGGGAAACTAGCTATGGTTTCTAAAGTACCACTGCAAGTAACTAGCTCTGTTCTTTTAAGATACCAGCGGCTGAATGAGTTCTGTGTCCTGGATATCCTGTGTTATAATTTAAGTGAGTTTTTCTTGTTTAAAAAATGATGAATGTGTTGTCTAATTTGCTGATTATTATTGTTGTGGCATCTTGTCTTATTTACCTTTTTATGCTACTATGCTTATATCTTTCGCTAAGGATTAGTTTCTATGATCTTACATGCTTTAGTTCTCTCCACACCagcacttctcccccatataAATAGTTGCATTGAACACTACTGTCTTAGAACTGCATGTGCTATTCCCTTTTCTATGCATTCCAGATTTGTCATTTCTCCTTAGCTTAATAGTTTCTTTGATCCCAGGTTATCAGCACGGCTAGGACATGCAATGTTATTTTGATTGTTCTTGATGCTATAAAACCAATAACACACAAGCGTCTCATTGAGAAGGAACTTGAGGGGTTTGGCATTAGGTAAGTTTTCGACATTGCTACTTTTGACAACTACTAGTGTATCATACCTGCCGACAGCTTGGACATAGTGCTCTTGTAATGTTTTCTTTGTTTGCACTTTTGTGACATCAACTTGCCATCAGCAGCTTACATTGCTAGATTCTGTTTTTCCCTGGGTGTTCCACTCATATTTATCCAATTGCATCAAGGGTACCCATGTCTGCTGATCCATACCAAAGTCTGTGGCGTCCATGTTATCATGTTCATTTTACTATGATGCTCTATTATGATTTGTGCCCCTCTGTTTTTCTTGACTGATTTCAGTTGTTttcagacttttttttttgtacccTATATTATTACTCACTGAAAGAAGTTTTAAACTCTGCTCTTTTCATTGGTGGTAGGTTGAACAAGACACCACCCAATTTGACATTCAGAAAAAAGGACAAGGGTGGAATCAACTTTACATCAACAGTGACAAACACACACTTGGACCTTGAGACAGTAAAAGCCATCTGTAGCGAGTACAGGATCCATAATGCTGATGTGTCCCTGAGATATGATGCAACAGCAGATGATCTCATAGATGTAATTGAAGGAAGCCGCATTTACACACCTTGCATCTATGTTGTGAACAAGATTGATCAGATAACACTTGAAGAGCTGGAAATCCTGGACAAGCTTCCCCATTACTGCCCGATTAGGTGAATATTTACCTGGTATCTTGCTATGTTTGGTTCTCTTGATTTTCCTCCAACAGCTAAATCACTttctttgtttttctctttCAAATTTCTTACAGTGCTCATCTTGAGTGGAATCTCGATGGACTTCTGGAGAAGATATGGGAATACTTGGATTTGGTTAGGATATACACAAAACCGAAAGGGCTGAACCCAGATTACGAGGATCCTGTTATTGTGTCATCGAAGAAGAAAACAGTGGAAGACTTCTGCAACAGAATCCACAAGGATATGGTGAAACAATTTAAATAGTGAGTGCAGTTATATTGACTCTTTGCAAAATATTTATTTACTCACTTTTAAATCTCACAACTGAAGACATAAAACCTTGCAGTGCTCTGGTATGGGGCTCCAGCGTCAAACATAAGCCACAGAGAGTTGGCAAGGTATGCATTGAGCCAGCATTATATGTTGCATTGCACCGGGTGTTAGGTTCTGGCACTTATTCATAACTCTTATGTGCAGGAGCATGAGCTTGAGGATGAGGATGTTGTCCAGATCATTAAGAAAATATAGGTATACAGTGGAATGACAGCTGTTTACAAAACTGGAAGGAGAGATGAGGATTTTGAGTAGTTGCCTCATGGGAAGACCTTGAACGCCGCTTTTGCTTGCTGTGATGATCATATGTCCTTGGTTCCCCTATGCTGCGTTGAACAAAAGACAATGTAGACATGTTTTCTTTTGCCGTAAGCCATGTAGCTGTGATGTTCTCCGTTGCTTGGTGCCATGTGGAGTCAGTGAGTCACCAATGTACCAAGTGTCCTGCAACTACCGTCGAACACATGGATAGATGCTCTCCATATCTTTAGAGGATGATGATAAGATGATTCCTGTACTGCGAATGTTCCTGCTTTGTTAGGTGTACCTTTTCTAGTGTATAACAAGTGCCACAGATTCGTCTGTACGTACATTTTCTAATGGAATGGTGGTATGAGCTTATTAGTGTAGATTCCTTATTATCCTGATTATGATGAATGAACGTGACGATGAGTTGGTACATTTATTATTTAGGATCTGGTCGTAATTGCAGATACCATGCCTGATCATGTTTTTTGGTACATTTATTATTTAGTGCTAGTTGCTAGCAGTAATTTATTATTATAATGTAATAATTGTTAGTGGTTTGACTCTGATCCTAATCCTGTGAAGTGTAATGAAGAATTGGAGATGATGGGTTGCGAAGGTCCAACGAAAACTGTACGGAGTGTTGCATGTGACGGTGCCCTGTCTCGTTGCGATTGCGAGTTGTTAATTGAGGTGGTCGTTGAGGACTTGAAGGTGAGGTTGCTAGACAAGCTGGACGAGCATGTTCACAATGAATGATTGGGTTccggcgcttttttcttttttatattttttaaaaataaaa
This window contains:
- the LOC120694563 gene encoding developmentally-regulated G-protein 3, whose amino-acid sequence is MATVMQKIKDIEDEMARTQKNKATAHHLGLLKAKLAKLRRELLTPTSKGGGGAGEGFDVTKSGDARVGLVGFPSVGKSTLLNKLTGTFSEVAAYEFTTLTCIPGVIMYKGAKIQLLDLPGIIEGAKDGKGRGRQVISTARTCNVILIVLDAIKPITHKRLIEKELEGFGIRLNKTPPNLTFRKKDKGGINFTSTVTNTHLDLETVKAICSEYRIHNADVSLRYDATADDLIDVIEGSRIYTPCIYVVNKIDQITLEELEILDKLPHYCPISAHLEWNLDGLLEKIWEYLDLVRIYTKPKGLNPDYEDPVIVSSKKKTVEDFCNRIHKDMVKQFKYALVWGSSVKHKPQRVGKEHELEDEDVVQIIKKI
- the LOC120694562 gene encoding 4-alpha-glucanotransferase DPE1, chloroplastic/amyloplastic-like, which encodes MVLARVLTLPLPAPSSPPHRRFLLPPRAARVAPVRAAACRAASAMAAVPALDPAAAAAVGVGEELPEGYDQMMPTVEPARRRRAGVLLHPTSLRGPHGIGDLGDEALAFLHWLRDAGCTLWQVLPLVPPGRTSGEDGSPYSGQDANCGNTLLISLEELVKDGLLMEDELPSPVDVEHVEFATVANLKEPLIAKAAERLLLGQGELRTQYDCFKKNPNISGWLEDAALFAAIDKSIGAFSWYEWPEPLKNRHLGALEDIYQKQKDFIETFMAQQFLFQRQWQRIRKYAQKLGISIMGDMPIYVGYHSADVWANRKSFMLDKNGFPTFVSGVPPDAFSETGQLWNSPLYDWKAMEADGFSWWIKRIKRALDLYDEFRIDHFRGLVGFWAVPSDAKVALVGSWRAGPRNAFFDALFKAVGSINIIAEDLGVITEDVVQLRKSIGAPGMAVLQFAFGGGSDNPHLLHNHEMDQVVYTGTHDNDTVLGWWQNLPEEEKQIVIKYLPEAKNTDISWTLITAALSSVARTSMVTMQDILGLDSSGRMNTPATQKGNWRWRIPSSVGFDSLSPEAAKLKELLALYNRL